Proteins co-encoded in one Flavivirga eckloniae genomic window:
- a CDS encoding TolC family protein yields the protein MSPRTNYIATLVLCVLVQIGFAQENSNSLERILTFEEYLGYVKQHHPLLKQANLQLSIGEANLLRARGGFDPKIEIDYNRKKFKKTEYYDQLNATFKIPTWYGIEFKANFEENMGAFLNRNQTLPDGGLYAAGVSFSVAQGFLINERMAMLKKARFFVNQTKAERDLLVNNLVFEASKAYFKWVEAHNEQTIYSRFLNNAEVRFQGVIRSVETGDKAAIDTIETRITIQNRRLNLEAARLKMRKAALKASNYLWLNDIPLEIQETVLPESPNNSVIESSLYLEEVMNDLEMLTNHPKLRSLDAKVESLKVDRFLKRNKLLPKLDLQYNFLTPDVDQFNSFNTANYKAGLNFSFPLFLRKERGNVRLANLKLQDANFERVSTSLSLQNKITAINTEINSLQKQNVLINNIVKDYETMLRAEERKFQLGESSVFLINSREQKLLEANLKANTLQIKSLNANASLYNALGIPEPAMIP from the coding sequence ATGAGTCCCCGAACTAATTATATAGCAACACTCGTTTTATGTGTTTTGGTGCAAATAGGCTTTGCTCAAGAAAACTCAAATTCATTAGAGCGCATATTAACTTTTGAAGAATATTTGGGTTACGTAAAACAGCATCATCCCTTACTTAAACAAGCTAATTTACAATTAAGTATAGGCGAGGCAAACCTATTGCGTGCAAGAGGTGGTTTTGACCCAAAAATTGAAATTGATTACAACCGAAAGAAGTTTAAAAAAACAGAATATTACGATCAATTAAATGCAACCTTTAAAATACCAACCTGGTATGGTATTGAATTTAAAGCAAACTTTGAAGAAAATATGGGAGCATTTCTAAATCGTAACCAAACCTTACCAGATGGCGGACTGTATGCTGCCGGTGTATCCTTTTCTGTAGCCCAAGGCTTTTTAATAAACGAGCGTATGGCTATGCTAAAAAAGGCACGTTTCTTTGTAAATCAAACAAAAGCAGAAAGGGATTTATTGGTAAACAATCTCGTTTTCGAAGCTAGTAAGGCCTATTTTAAATGGGTAGAAGCACATAACGAACAAACCATATACTCAAGATTTCTTAATAATGCCGAAGTGCGTTTTCAAGGTGTAATACGAAGCGTTGAAACAGGAGACAAGGCCGCTATTGATACTATTGAAACTCGGATAACAATACAAAACAGGCGCCTTAATTTGGAAGCTGCCCGCTTAAAAATGAGAAAAGCAGCTTTAAAAGCGAGTAATTATTTATGGCTTAACGATATTCCTTTGGAAATACAAGAAACCGTGTTACCAGAGTCGCCAAACAATTCGGTTATAGAAAGTTCTCTATATCTTGAAGAGGTTATGAACGATCTTGAAATGCTAACAAATCATCCCAAACTTAGAAGTTTAGATGCTAAAGTAGAAAGTCTTAAAGTAGATCGGTTTTTAAAACGAAACAAACTGTTACCTAAGCTCGATTTACAATACAACTTTCTTACTCCGGATGTCGATCAATTTAACAGCTTTAACACAGCAAATTATAAAGCTGGATTAAACTTTAGTTTTCCTTTATTTCTTCGCAAGGAGCGTGGTAACGTACGATTAGCCAATTTAAAATTACAAGATGCTAATTTCGAAAGAGTTTCTACTTCATTATCCCTTCAGAATAAAATAACGGCTATTAATACCGAAATAAATTCATTACAGAAACAAAACGTATTGATCAATAATATTGTTAAAGACTACGAAACAATGTTAAGAGCCGAGGAACGCAAATTTCAATTAGGAGAAAGTTCTGTGTTTTTAATCAACTCTCGCGAACAAAAATTACTTGAAGCAAACCTAAAAGCAAATACGTTACAAATTAAATCCTTAAACGCTAATGCAAGTTTATATAATGCTTTAGGCATTCCTGAACCCGCTATGATTCCTTAA
- a CDS encoding STM3941 family protein has protein sequence MDDKIEIELSKTKIVLLLIGAMIFVAIGLLFIVSPEKFALSQFRNPHVLRIIGIASAGFFGLCLVFGARKLFDSKIGLTIDQNGINDNTNATSIGLIEWRDITGVKTVQVASTKTLMVLTNNPEKYIDRAKNAISKRAMKANSKMYGSPLSIISSSLKIKHNDLEKLIITELQKRGK, from the coding sequence ATGGATGACAAAATTGAAATCGAATTAAGTAAAACCAAAATCGTGTTACTACTAATAGGCGCAATGATCTTTGTTGCAATAGGTCTCCTATTTATAGTTAGTCCTGAAAAATTTGCATTATCCCAATTTCGAAACCCTCATGTTTTAAGAATTATAGGAATAGCTTCTGCTGGCTTTTTCGGACTCTGTTTAGTCTTTGGTGCAAGAAAATTATTTGACAGCAAAATAGGATTAACCATTGACCAAAATGGCATAAACGATAACACAAATGCAACGAGTATCGGATTAATTGAGTGGAGAGATATTACAGGCGTAAAAACGGTTCAAGTTGCTTCAACAAAAACCTTAATGGTTCTAACCAACAATCCCGAAAAATACATTGACCGAGCTAAAAACGCAATTTCCAAACGAGCCATGAAAGCCAATTCTAAAATGTACGGTTCTCCCCTTTCTATAATATCCAGTTCATTGAAAATAAAACATAATGATTTGGAAAAGTTAATTATCACAGAACTACAAAAAAGAGGCAAATAA
- a CDS encoding tetratricopeptide repeat-containing sensor histidine kinase, whose amino-acid sequence MSLFLLAQANGDVKPHIKKSIDIEYKEKEKIDQAFNLLNNNKEKEAREIAHNLLLKRKLDTRSKTNANLLLAHYFNNRELIDSSLFYANQTLKVGALVENDSLKDRLYGLVYNLFAINYKKKGLYEESSKWHIKGIDISQKYNETNLYYTHTHGLANAYREMGNYSRSLKLFKECLTYKGDKEIIYGSLINIGTIYSKLKDYKSSNEYYQKALKLVREDERYSALVVIKINMATNYQDQNDFNKAITLYNEAIEIAEKKEYKQLALIARLKIGSIYVDLENYKNAEMVYSSGLHDAVELGYLNEEKIIYDNLKDIYIEQHDYKKALHCATQSFRVKDSINKLQKDKEIDELEVQYKTLQKEKEIKVLQVENYNRKLELKNQDEAIKNLKLQQEVEKKENENQILSFQNASEKKLNEIALLKKDQEIQETELIREKSIKNTILYSFLILLIPIIGLLIIYYQKLQTQSELNKKQEEISEQKISSLIKDQELKVIKASIKGQDKERKRIAQELHDSIGGNLAAIKLKLNNSINNNTETGYLSTINNQIDDTYELVRSLSHNLIPKKFIENKFCDVLEEYINSIWGSNSAFTVYPRKKVDLLDENLQIEIFKIIQELTTNTIKHAKANYIELQINLIENELNIMFEDNGIGFNLKNNKEGIGFKNIKNRLNKFHGTLHVDSRINRGTIINIETPTLTKNKNEV is encoded by the coding sequence ATGTCGCTTTTTCTTCTGGCTCAAGCTAACGGAGATGTGAAGCCACACATAAAAAAAAGCATCGATATAGAATACAAAGAGAAAGAAAAAATCGATCAAGCTTTTAATCTTCTCAATAATAACAAGGAAAAAGAAGCCCGTGAAATTGCCCATAATCTATTACTAAAAAGAAAACTGGATACGCGATCTAAAACTAATGCTAACCTACTATTGGCACATTATTTTAACAACAGGGAATTAATCGATTCTTCCTTATTCTACGCCAATCAAACGTTGAAAGTCGGAGCATTAGTCGAAAATGACTCATTAAAAGATAGACTTTATGGTTTAGTTTACAATTTATTTGCTATCAACTATAAAAAGAAAGGCTTATACGAAGAAAGCAGCAAATGGCATATAAAAGGTATTGACATTTCACAAAAATACAATGAAACAAACCTTTATTACACACACACCCATGGACTAGCCAATGCTTATAGAGAAATGGGTAATTATAGCCGTTCGTTAAAGCTGTTTAAGGAATGTTTAACCTATAAAGGAGATAAAGAGATTATATATGGAAGCCTTATTAATATTGGTACTATTTATTCAAAACTAAAAGATTATAAGTCTTCTAATGAATATTACCAAAAGGCATTAAAACTTGTTAGGGAAGATGAAAGATATAGTGCTCTTGTGGTAATTAAAATAAACATGGCTACAAACTATCAAGATCAAAACGATTTCAATAAAGCCATCACACTGTACAATGAAGCCATCGAAATAGCAGAAAAAAAAGAGTACAAACAGCTTGCTTTAATTGCTCGTCTTAAAATAGGTAGTATTTATGTAGATTTAGAAAATTATAAAAATGCGGAAATGGTGTATTCATCTGGCTTGCACGATGCTGTAGAATTAGGTTACTTAAATGAAGAAAAGATTATTTACGATAACTTAAAAGATATTTACATTGAGCAACACGATTATAAAAAGGCACTTCATTGTGCAACACAATCTTTCAGGGTTAAAGATTCTATTAACAAATTGCAAAAAGACAAAGAAATTGATGAGTTAGAGGTACAATATAAAACCCTACAAAAAGAAAAAGAAATAAAGGTACTGCAAGTAGAAAATTATAATCGAAAATTAGAACTTAAAAATCAAGACGAGGCCATAAAGAACCTTAAATTGCAACAAGAGGTGGAAAAAAAGGAAAACGAAAACCAAATTTTATCCTTTCAGAATGCATCAGAAAAAAAGCTCAACGAAATTGCACTATTAAAAAAAGATCAAGAAATTCAGGAAACAGAACTCATTAGAGAAAAGAGTATCAAAAACACCATCTTGTATTCCTTTCTAATACTACTCATTCCAATTATTGGTTTACTTATTATTTACTATCAAAAACTTCAGACGCAAAGTGAATTAAACAAAAAACAAGAAGAAATAAGTGAACAAAAAATTTCATCATTAATCAAAGATCAAGAATTAAAAGTAATTAAAGCATCCATAAAGGGTCAGGATAAAGAAAGAAAGCGTATTGCTCAAGAATTACATGATAGCATTGGGGGAAACCTGGCAGCTATAAAACTAAAACTCAACAATTCAATAAATAACAATACCGAAACGGGTTATTTAAGTACAATCAACAATCAAATAGATGATACCTACGAGCTCGTTCGAAGCCTTTCCCATAATTTAATTCCTAAAAAGTTTATTGAAAATAAATTTTGCGATGTACTAGAAGAGTATATCAATAGTATTTGGGGGTCTAACAGTGCTTTTACCGTATACCCCAGAAAAAAGGTAGATCTCTTGGATGAAAACCTTCAAATAGAAATTTTCAAAATTATTCAAGAACTAACAACCAACACCATTAAACACGCCAAAGCCAACTATATTGAGTTACAAATAAATTTAATAGAAAATGAATTGAATATTATGTTCGAAGACAATGGCATTGGGTTTAACCTAAAAAACAATAAAGAAGGTATTGGATTTAAGAACATAAAAAATAGATTAAATAAGTTTCACGGTACCCTTCATGTTGATTCCAGAATTAATAGAGGTACCATAATAAATATAGAAACTCCAACTCTAACCAAAAATAAAAATGAAGTATAA
- a CDS encoding response regulator transcription factor, giving the protein MKYNLIIVDDHKMFLDGMLSILNLESEYNILLTATKGEQIVKYLEINPDERVDLIITDISMPELDGIALNKIVKEKKKNIRTLIVSMHNNAEMIDNLIEHDADGYVPKNAEKNEFLVAIKTILKGEKYFSKEIKDIYIENKFSKKKQEEIKLTQREIDVITLIAQEYTTQEIADKLFLSKHTIESYRKNLIAKLNVRNLAGLTKYALKMSYIKNE; this is encoded by the coding sequence ATGAAGTATAACTTAATTATTGTAGATGACCATAAGATGTTTTTAGATGGTATGCTTAGCATCTTAAATTTAGAAAGTGAATATAACATCTTACTAACTGCCACCAAAGGAGAGCAAATTGTTAAATATTTGGAGATTAATCCTGATGAAAGGGTAGATCTTATTATAACAGATATTTCTATGCCAGAACTGGACGGTATTGCTCTTAACAAAATTGTAAAAGAGAAAAAGAAAAATATAAGAACCCTTATTGTTAGCATGCATAACAATGCCGAAATGATCGATAATCTTATCGAACACGATGCAGATGGTTATGTTCCCAAGAATGCTGAAAAGAATGAATTCTTAGTAGCTATAAAAACAATACTAAAGGGAGAAAAATATTTCTCTAAAGAAATAAAAGACATCTATATAGAAAATAAATTTTCTAAAAAGAAACAAGAGGAGATTAAACTTACCCAAAGAGAAATTGATGTTATTACGCTAATAGCACAAGAGTACACAACACAGGAAATAGCAGACAAATTATTTTTGAGCAAGCATACCATAGAAAGTTACAGAAAAAACCTTATCGCCAAACTCAATGTTAGAAACTTGGCTGGATTAACCAAATATGCATTAAAAATGAGCTACATAAAAAACGAATAG
- a CDS encoding DUF418 domain-containing protein produces MKRERIVIVDALRGIALLLIVLIHYVEHFDFFKQPEINFLFSNNFDSQVMHATFLLISGKAYSIFALLFGLSFYIQMNNKESKGINYSTKFFWRMLILLVIGFIHSLFYRGDILHIYALLSLPVIPLYKVKTKYLWLIIVLLIIQIPFLYHLVQTFITPNYEYVEPLTGHFAIGNDIYATGSLYDVMSYNFWKGRITAWAWTFNNGRYLQLIALFIVGIILGRKRVFEQIDACKKGIKTTLITSLILYAILFFVKKELLTMDFSAMQKQFMGTLLTSFINLCITSTIICLTILVYNKFKHAFIFKLFSAYGKMSLTNYVAQALFGVIFFYGFGLAMYRYLGSTWSLILGGVIFFVQAYISKYWNKNYYYGPLEWLWRCATDLDFNVKFKRKTV; encoded by the coding sequence ATGAAAAGAGAAAGAATAGTTATTGTTGATGCTTTAAGAGGCATCGCACTTTTACTAATCGTGCTAATTCACTACGTAGAGCACTTCGATTTTTTTAAACAACCTGAGATTAACTTTCTGTTTTCAAACAATTTTGATTCTCAAGTCATGCATGCTACTTTTCTACTAATTAGCGGAAAAGCCTATTCTATATTTGCCCTACTATTTGGTTTAAGTTTCTACATCCAAATGAACAACAAAGAATCAAAAGGAATAAATTACAGTACAAAATTCTTCTGGAGAATGCTTATTTTACTAGTAATTGGTTTTATTCATTCCCTTTTTTACAGAGGAGATATACTTCATATTTACGCACTGTTATCTCTACCGGTTATTCCTTTGTATAAAGTAAAAACAAAATATTTATGGCTAATAATTGTTTTATTGATTATTCAGATACCATTTTTATACCATCTAGTTCAAACATTTATTACTCCTAATTACGAATATGTAGAACCGTTAACAGGACATTTTGCCATTGGCAACGACATTTATGCCACAGGTTCTCTTTACGATGTTATGAGTTATAATTTTTGGAAAGGTAGAATAACCGCATGGGCGTGGACATTTAACAACGGCAGGTATCTTCAACTTATAGCGCTCTTTATAGTAGGGATAATACTGGGGCGAAAAAGGGTATTTGAGCAAATCGATGCTTGTAAAAAGGGTATTAAAACCACCCTAATAACAAGTTTAATACTGTATGCCATATTATTCTTTGTTAAGAAAGAATTGCTGACCATGGATTTTTCAGCTATGCAAAAACAATTTATGGGTACGTTATTAACTTCGTTTATTAATTTATGCATTACTTCTACCATCATTTGTTTAACCATTTTGGTCTATAACAAATTTAAACATGCATTTATATTTAAACTATTTTCGGCCTATGGTAAAATGAGTCTTACCAATTATGTTGCGCAAGCCCTTTTTGGCGTAATATTCTTTTATGGATTTGGATTAGCTATGTATCGTTATTTAGGTTCAACCTGGAGTTTAATCCTTGGGGGTGTTATATTCTTTGTACAGGCGTATATAAGTAAATATTGGAACAAGAATTACTATTACGGGCCTTTAGAATGGTTATGGCGCTGTGCAACAGACCTTGACTTTAATGTAAAGTTTAAACGGAAAACGGTATAA
- a CDS encoding peptidase domain-containing ABC transporter, with amino-acid sequence MKEPMSPWQRFIGLLQLDKRDIRQIFYYAIFAGVVALSLPLGIQAIINLIQGAQISSSWVVLVVLVTLGVAFQGGLQLMQIRILESIQQKIFTRSSFEFVYRFPKIKVSELSNYYPPEIANRFFDTLTVQKGLSKLLIDFPAAVLQILLGIMLLSFYHAFFIIYGILLLALIYIVFRFTAKKGLETSLEESKNKYKVAHWIQEIARSLVSFKLSGKTDLAMERNDKLTTAYLEARESHFKILITQFMQMVGFKILVTAGLLIIGGLLVLNQRMNIGQFVAAEIIILLVIGSVEKLITGLETFYDVLTSLEKIGQVVDKELEQQEGIDPFATIQPLKIELEHVYYTSSDNIDILKDISLTIGEKERLLLDGTAGSGKSTLLKLLSGLIPPTKGSLYVNETSIKGIWPNRYRSKIGQILPEQHPFEGTILENITFGDTLISRDRVNEVLKNIGLLPFIKEQPNGLNTMLYPEGQQIPYTISKRILLARAIVHKPQLLLLKDPLEHFETQDAQTIVEYLTDSKHPWTIIVSSRNALWRKYCTKTIKLNKGTLKTNNNA; translated from the coding sequence ATGAAAGAACCTATGTCACCCTGGCAACGTTTTATTGGCTTGTTACAACTAGACAAACGAGACATTAGACAAATATTTTACTACGCTATTTTTGCAGGAGTAGTGGCGCTTTCCCTGCCTTTAGGGATACAAGCAATTATCAACCTTATTCAAGGTGCACAAATCTCTTCGTCATGGGTTGTTTTGGTGGTTCTTGTTACATTAGGCGTAGCCTTTCAAGGTGGTTTGCAATTAATGCAAATACGGATTCTGGAAAGCATTCAGCAAAAAATATTTACACGCTCTTCATTTGAATTTGTTTACCGTTTTCCCAAAATTAAAGTAAGCGAACTAAGCAACTACTATCCGCCAGAAATAGCCAATCGTTTTTTCGATACGCTTACAGTACAAAAAGGGCTGTCTAAACTATTAATAGATTTTCCGGCGGCAGTACTTCAAATTCTATTGGGAATTATGCTACTTTCATTTTATCACGCCTTCTTCATTATTTATGGTATTTTATTGCTTGCCCTTATATATATCGTATTCAGGTTTACCGCAAAAAAAGGGCTGGAAACGAGTTTAGAAGAATCGAAAAACAAATACAAAGTAGCACACTGGATACAAGAAATAGCAAGATCTTTGGTAAGCTTTAAACTTTCAGGGAAAACAGATCTGGCTATGGAACGTAACGATAAGCTCACAACTGCCTATCTGGAAGCCAGAGAGAGCCACTTTAAAATATTAATTACCCAATTCATGCAAATGGTAGGGTTTAAAATTCTGGTAACCGCTGGGCTTTTAATAATCGGAGGATTATTGGTTTTAAATCAGCGTATGAACATTGGTCAATTTGTAGCAGCAGAAATCATCATTCTATTAGTTATTGGTTCTGTTGAAAAATTAATCACAGGGTTAGAAACGTTTTACGATGTCTTAACATCCTTAGAAAAAATAGGTCAGGTAGTAGATAAAGAACTAGAGCAACAAGAAGGTATAGATCCTTTCGCTACCATACAACCTTTAAAAATAGAATTAGAACATGTTTATTACACTTCTTCAGATAATATTGATATTCTAAAAGATATTAGCCTTACCATAGGTGAAAAAGAACGTTTACTTTTAGATGGTACAGCAGGTTCTGGAAAATCAACTTTGTTAAAACTTTTATCTGGACTTATACCTCCTACTAAAGGATCGTTGTATGTTAATGAAACTTCCATTAAAGGCATATGGCCTAATCGCTACCGTAGTAAAATAGGGCAGATTTTACCAGAACAACACCCCTTTGAAGGAACGATTTTAGAAAATATTACATTTGGAGATACCTTGATTTCTAGAGACCGCGTAAACGAAGTTCTTAAAAACATAGGGTTATTACCCTTTATTAAAGAACAACCTAACGGGTTAAACACAATGCTCTATCCCGAAGGTCAACAGATACCATATACAATTTCAAAACGTATTTTGTTAGCAAGAGCCATAGTTCACAAACCGCAACTACTCTTGCTTAAAGACCCTTTAGAGCATTTTGAAACTCAGGATGCACAAACCATAGTTGAGTACTTAACAGATAGCAAGCACCCATGGACCATTATTGTTTCCTCTCGAAATGCACTTTGGAGAAAATACTGTACAAAGACCATAAAGCTTAATAAAGGCACCTTAAAAACGAATAACAATGCTTAA
- a CDS encoding HlyD family secretion protein translates to MLNISHNQLNKKVTLEGYGAFEKAFKSRHFRIFNKLLLIFGIIAILILFLPWTQNVTGKGFVTTLTPDQRPQTIQSPIPGRIEKWYVREGDYVKKGDTILFISEIKNEYLDPKLVERTKAQRDAKSRSVQSYHGKITALGTQISALKQERELKLQQSKNKLIVSRLKVKSDSIDLQAARTNMMIAERQFNRTQTLQKEGLKAVTDVEGKRLKLQETQAKLISQENKLLSSRNSVINAQIEISRIEASYADKIAKASSDRFTAESSQFEAEAEVSKLDNASANYEIRNALYYITAPQNGYINKALRAGLGETFKEGEKLVGIMPANYDLAVETYVNPIDLPLIHPGENVRIQFDGWPAIFFRGWPNASFGTYAGKIVAIETFISENGKFRVLIAPDKDEETWPKGVRVGSGAFTIALLENVPIWYEIWRQFNGFPPNYYTPDNEQQTKAKTKK, encoded by the coding sequence ATGCTTAATATCTCACACAATCAGCTTAATAAAAAAGTAACTCTTGAGGGATATGGTGCTTTCGAAAAAGCCTTTAAATCCCGCCATTTCAGGATATTCAATAAACTCCTGCTTATCTTTGGAATTATTGCCATTCTTATTCTTTTTTTGCCCTGGACACAGAATGTAACAGGCAAAGGTTTTGTAACAACACTAACCCCAGATCAAAGACCGCAAACCATTCAGTCGCCTATTCCCGGGCGTATTGAAAAATGGTATGTACGCGAAGGCGATTATGTAAAAAAGGGAGACACCATTCTATTTATATCCGAGATTAAAAACGAATACCTAGATCCTAAACTTGTAGAGCGAACAAAGGCACAACGCGATGCAAAAAGTCGTTCCGTACAATCTTATCATGGAAAGATAACTGCTCTTGGAACGCAAATTTCCGCACTCAAACAAGAGCGAGAATTAAAATTGCAGCAAAGTAAAAATAAGCTAATCGTATCTCGATTAAAAGTAAAAAGTGACAGCATAGATTTACAAGCCGCAAGAACAAACATGATGATTGCAGAACGCCAGTTCAATCGTACACAAACATTGCAAAAAGAAGGTTTAAAGGCTGTTACAGATGTTGAAGGAAAGCGTTTGAAATTACAAGAAACCCAGGCCAAGTTGATCTCACAAGAAAATAAATTGCTTAGCAGTCGTAATAGTGTTATCAATGCTCAAATAGAAATAAGTCGTATAGAAGCTTCGTATGCCGATAAAATTGCCAAGGCAAGCAGCGATCGTTTTACGGCAGAATCCAGTCAGTTTGAAGCAGAAGCAGAAGTAAGCAAGCTAGACAATGCCTCCGCTAACTACGAAATACGTAATGCCCTGTATTATATTACGGCGCCACAAAACGGCTACATTAACAAAGCCTTAAGGGCAGGTTTGGGAGAGACTTTTAAAGAAGGTGAAAAGCTTGTTGGCATTATGCCTGCTAACTACGATTTAGCTGTTGAAACCTATGTAAACCCTATTGATTTACCATTAATTCATCCAGGTGAAAACGTTCGTATTCAATTTGACGGATGGCCTGCTATTTTCTTTAGAGGATGGCCAAATGCGTCTTTTGGAACCTATGCTGGAAAAATAGTTGCTATTGAAACTTTTATTAGCGAAAACGGGAAGTTTCGTGTGCTCATTGCACCAGATAAAGATGAAGAAACATGGCCTAAAGGCGTACGTGTAGGGTCTGGAGCCTTCACCATAGCCTTGCTTGAAAATGTGCCTATATGGTATGAGATATGGCGACAGTTTAATGGTTTTCCCCCTAATTACTACACGCCAGATAATGAACAACAAACGAAAGCTAAAACTAAAAAATAA